Proteins from a genomic interval of Candidatus Hydrogenedentota bacterium:
- a CDS encoding sodium ion-translocating decarboxylase subunit beta has product MGFEQLMPAVAGMTWQDLVMITIGLVLIYLAIAKNYEPTLLLPMGFGAILVNIPLSSAITQIDPATGEAVEGVLNVFFQAGIATEIFPLLIFIAIGAMIDFSPLFRSPSLLLFGAAAQFGIFMTMVLASFLGYDLREAASIGIIGAADGPTSIVVASRFAPNLLGPISVAAYSYMALVPIIQPPVIRLLTSKKERLIRMSGTGHANKRISKKALIAFPIVVTIVAGIIAPSSLALIGFLMFGNLIRECGVLNKLSLSAQNELASLVTILLGITIASTMTSDRFVRVDTLLIIALGLFAFVFDTFGGVIFAKFLNLFRKEGNKINPMIGACGISAFPMSARVIHQMGQKEDPYNYLLMPAISANVGGQIGSVVAGGIILTLVPLFA; this is encoded by the coding sequence ATGGGATTTGAACAACTGATGCCTGCTGTTGCAGGAATGACATGGCAAGACCTGGTTATGATAACCATCGGACTTGTTCTCATCTATTTGGCCATTGCCAAGAATTATGAACCTACGCTGCTCTTGCCAATGGGATTCGGGGCAATTCTGGTGAACATTCCGCTATCTTCGGCCATCACGCAGATTGACCCCGCAACGGGAGAAGCGGTAGAGGGTGTTCTCAACGTCTTCTTCCAGGCAGGGATTGCAACGGAGATATTTCCCTTGCTGATTTTCATCGCTATCGGGGCCATGATCGATTTCTCTCCACTGTTCAGGAGCCCCTCGTTACTTTTGTTCGGAGCGGCAGCACAGTTTGGTATTTTCATGACCATGGTCCTGGCTTCTTTTCTCGGTTATGATTTGAGAGAAGCCGCCTCTATCGGTATTATCGGTGCGGCTGACGGTCCAACCTCCATCGTAGTTGCCTCCAGGTTTGCTCCCAACTTATTGGGACCTATTTCAGTTGCTGCCTATTCTTACATGGCGCTGGTTCCTATTATTCAACCGCCGGTCATCCGATTGCTGACATCAAAAAAAGAACGCTTGATAAGAATGTCGGGGACCGGACACGCCAATAAGAGGATCTCGAAAAAAGCGCTGATTGCTTTTCCCATAGTCGTTACGATTGTTGCCGGTATCATAGCGCCATCATCACTGGCTTTGATCGGATTTCTGATGTTTGGCAACCTGATCCGGGAGTGTGGGGTATTGAACAAATTGTCGCTCTCTGCTCAAAACGAATTGGCCAGTCTAGTCACCATACTGTTGGGAATTACCATTGCCAGCACCATGACTTCCGACCGCTTCGTCCGCGTTGACACATTACTTATCATTGCGCTGGGATTGTTTGCCTTCGTCTTCGACACGTTCGGTGGAGTAATTTTTGCGAAATTCCTCAACCTTTTCCGTAAGGAGGGTAACAAAATCAATCCCATGATCGGCGCCTGCGGCATTTCCGCATTCCCGATGTCGGCACGCGTTATTCACCAGATGGGACAGAAAGAAGATCCGTACAATTACCTGCTCATGCCAGCCATTAGTGCCAACGTGGGCGGACAAATCGGTTCGGTTGTTGCCGGAGGTATTATCCTGACATTGGTTCCATTATTCGCATAA